A stretch of the Gossypium hirsutum isolate 1008001.06 chromosome D07, Gossypium_hirsutum_v2.1, whole genome shotgun sequence genome encodes the following:
- the LOC121219041 gene encoding uncharacterized protein isoform X2 has product MTGHPWPHDRASFRYQPSINRRRSKNILHLLGKREVSPRTKYVPKKLWGEAPKRNVYSSPWTEPIRDARRGILSWAEEESLQHLSGKYCPLVPPPRSTIAAAFSSDGRTLASTHGDHTVKIFDYQKGKCLKVLTGHRRTPWVVRFHPVHPEILASGSLDHEVRLWDAKTAECLGSRDFYRPIASLAFHAEGELLAVACGHKLYIWDYNKNGEGSSPAIILKTRRSLRAVHFHPHAAPFLLTAEVNDLDSSDSSMTQATSQGYFHHPPPAVFVTCGQSSDHVGLAANPSLMSLPCMIVPSFSIDDSRMDLQYISRLVGSSGTQAGHSPSMQFQTDTTMGEQYNSTASPMEAVPPIPSHLYSGSENLVNTSVAFRMETGAAEPSFDAMDTDEIQPIRESEEPNSTNRSSYSSAQRGVPRHVSDQQDAREFRPLLQFLPLGTICWELPFLQGWVMGQQTNFPSMRPHSGTGHENLTQYTASSSILQPLVGNVEAAACSLGISNSISQSGVFGRIGLQNISQSRLVSETGEVPVPSNSLHDGTDAERIISRLQSELATSMAVAAAAELPCTVKLKVWSYDIKNPCALLNVGKCRLTIPHAVLCSEMGAHFSPCGKFLAACVACVLPHSEADPRLQALVHQDGGAGTSPTRHPISAHQVVYELRIYSLEKATFGSVLVSRAIRAAHSLTSIQFSPTSEHILLAYGRRHGSLLKSIVIDGKTTSPIYTVLEVYRVSDMELVRVLPSAEDEVNVACFHPFPGGGLAYGTKEGRLRVLQYDGARDTNHNTSNYFSVENTAGVE; this is encoded by the exons ATGACCGGACATCCTTGGCCGCACGATCGAGCTTCCTTCCGATATCAACCCTCCATCAATCGTCGTCGCAG TAAAAATATATTACATCTGTTAGGGAAGAGAGAAGTCTCTCCTAGAACAAAATATGTACCAAAGAAGCTGTGGGGAGAAGCACCTAAACGAAATGTCTATTCTTCACCTTGGACTGAACCCATTAGAGATGCCAGACGTGGTATTCTGTCATG gGCTGAGGAAGAGTCTTTGCAGCATTTATCAGGCAAATATTGTCCTCTGGTGCCTCCTCCAAGGTCAACAATTGCAGCAGCTTTTAGTTCTGATGGAAGAACACTTGCTTCTACCCA TGGTGATCACACTGTGAAGATTTTTGATTATCAAAAGGGAAAGTGCTTAAAGGTCTTGACTGGTCATCGGAGAACACCTTGGGTG GTTAGATTTCACCCAGTGCATCCAGAAATTCTTGCAAGTGGGAGCTTGGATCATGAAGTTCGTTTGTGGGATGCAAAGACTGCAGAGTGTTTAGGATCTCGTGATTTCT ATCGTCCAATTGCTTCCCTTGCTTTTCATGCAGAAGGAGAACTTCTAGCAGTTGCATGTGGTCACAAG TTGTACATATGGGACTACAATAAGAATGGAGAGGGTTCCTCACCAGCCATTATATTGAAGACACGACGATCTCTACGAGCTGTACACTTTCACCCACATGCTGCTCCATTTCTCTTGACTGCTGAG GTGAATGATCTTGACTCTTCAGATTCTTCAATGACACAAGCAACATCGCAGGGCTACTTCCATCATCCTCCTCCTGCAGTTTTTGTGACATGTGGTCAATCTAGTGATCATGTTGGTTTGGCTGCTAATCCCTCCCTGATGTCATTGCCTTGCATGATTGTGCCTTCATTTTCCATAGATGATTCGAGAATGGATTTGCAGTACATTAGTAGGCTTGTTGGGTCATCTGGTACGCAGGCTGGGCATTCTCCTTCAATGCAATTTCAAACAGATACAACAATGGGAGAACAGTATAATAGCACAGCATCTCCCATGGAGGCAGTTCCTCCAATTCCTTCTCACTTGTATTCTGGTTCAGAGAATCTTGTAAATACCTCAGTTGCTTTTAGGATGGAAACTGGTGCAGCCGAACCCTCTTTCGATGCTATGGATACTGATGAAATTCAGCCTATAAGGGAAAGTGAGGAACCTAACTCTACTAACCGCAGTAGTTATAGTAGTGCACAAAGGGGAGTGCCTAGACATGTTTCTGACCAACAAGATGCCAGGGAATTTCGGCCACTTCTGCAATTTTTACCCTTGGGAACTATATGTTGGGAGCTTCCATTTCTGCAAGGGTGGGTAATGGGTCAACAAACGAATTTTCCCTCTATGCGTCCTCACAGTGGCACTGGTCATGAAAATTTAACTCAATACACAGCGTCTTCCTCGATATTGCAGCCTTTGGTCGGTAATGTGGAGGCTGCTGCATGTTCTTTGGGAATATCCAACAGCATTAGCCAATCCGGGGTTTTTGGAAGAATTGGATTGCAAAATATTTCACAGTCTCGCTTAGTTTCTGAAACTGGTGAAGTTCCTGTGCCTAGCAATTCTCTGCATGATGGCACTGATGCTGAACGAATTATAAGTCGACTCCAATCTGAACTTGCCACATCAATGGCTGTAGCTGCAGCTGCCGAGTTGCCTTGCACGGTGAAGCTTAAAGTGTGGTCATATGATATAAAAAATCCTTGTGCACTACTAAATGTTGGCAAATGCCGCTTAACCATACCACATGCTGTCCTTTGTAG TGAAATGGGTGCACATTTTTCACCTTGTGGGAAATTTTTAGCTGCTTGTGTTGCTTGTGTGCTTCCTCATTCGGAAGCTGATCCTCGATTACAGGCATTGGTCCATCAAGATGGTGGGGCTGGAACATCCCCAACTCGACATCCAATCTCAGCACACCAAGTCGTATATGAGCTTCGGATATATTCTCTTGAGAAGGCAAC CTTTGGTTCAGTGCTTGTTTCGCGAGCAATTAGAGCTGCACATTCTTTGACATCAATTCAG TTCTCACCGACTTCTGAGCACATATTACTTGCCTATGGTCGGCGTCATGGTTCTCTTCTTAAAAGCATCGTAATTGACGGGAAAACAACATCTCCTATATACACAGTACTAGAG GTATATAGAGTTTCGGATATGGAACTTGTGAGGGTACTTCCTAGCGCAGAGGATGAGGTAAATGTTGCATGCTTTCATCCTTTCCCTGGAGGAGGTCTTGCGTATGGAACCAAG GAAGGGAGACTGAGAGTGCTTCAGTACGATGGTGCTCGAGACACCAATCACAACACATCAAATTATTTCTCTGTAGAAAACACGGCCGGAGTAGAATAG
- the LOC121219041 gene encoding uncharacterized protein isoform X1 — translation MTGHPWPHDRASFRYQPSINRRRSSKNILHLLGKREVSPRTKYVPKKLWGEAPKRNVYSSPWTEPIRDARRGILSWAEEESLQHLSGKYCPLVPPPRSTIAAAFSSDGRTLASTHGDHTVKIFDYQKGKCLKVLTGHRRTPWVVRFHPVHPEILASGSLDHEVRLWDAKTAECLGSRDFYRPIASLAFHAEGELLAVACGHKLYIWDYNKNGEGSSPAIILKTRRSLRAVHFHPHAAPFLLTAEVNDLDSSDSSMTQATSQGYFHHPPPAVFVTCGQSSDHVGLAANPSLMSLPCMIVPSFSIDDSRMDLQYISRLVGSSGTQAGHSPSMQFQTDTTMGEQYNSTASPMEAVPPIPSHLYSGSENLVNTSVAFRMETGAAEPSFDAMDTDEIQPIRESEEPNSTNRSSYSSAQRGVPRHVSDQQDAREFRPLLQFLPLGTICWELPFLQGWVMGQQTNFPSMRPHSGTGHENLTQYTASSSILQPLVGNVEAAACSLGISNSISQSGVFGRIGLQNISQSRLVSETGEVPVPSNSLHDGTDAERIISRLQSELATSMAVAAAAELPCTVKLKVWSYDIKNPCALLNVGKCRLTIPHAVLCSEMGAHFSPCGKFLAACVACVLPHSEADPRLQALVHQDGGAGTSPTRHPISAHQVVYELRIYSLEKATFGSVLVSRAIRAAHSLTSIQFSPTSEHILLAYGRRHGSLLKSIVIDGKTTSPIYTVLEVYRVSDMELVRVLPSAEDEVNVACFHPFPGGGLAYGTKEGRLRVLQYDGARDTNHNTSNYFSVENTAGVE, via the exons ATGACCGGACATCCTTGGCCGCACGATCGAGCTTCCTTCCGATATCAACCCTCCATCAATCGTCGTCGCAG cAGTAAAAATATATTACATCTGTTAGGGAAGAGAGAAGTCTCTCCTAGAACAAAATATGTACCAAAGAAGCTGTGGGGAGAAGCACCTAAACGAAATGTCTATTCTTCACCTTGGACTGAACCCATTAGAGATGCCAGACGTGGTATTCTGTCATG gGCTGAGGAAGAGTCTTTGCAGCATTTATCAGGCAAATATTGTCCTCTGGTGCCTCCTCCAAGGTCAACAATTGCAGCAGCTTTTAGTTCTGATGGAAGAACACTTGCTTCTACCCA TGGTGATCACACTGTGAAGATTTTTGATTATCAAAAGGGAAAGTGCTTAAAGGTCTTGACTGGTCATCGGAGAACACCTTGGGTG GTTAGATTTCACCCAGTGCATCCAGAAATTCTTGCAAGTGGGAGCTTGGATCATGAAGTTCGTTTGTGGGATGCAAAGACTGCAGAGTGTTTAGGATCTCGTGATTTCT ATCGTCCAATTGCTTCCCTTGCTTTTCATGCAGAAGGAGAACTTCTAGCAGTTGCATGTGGTCACAAG TTGTACATATGGGACTACAATAAGAATGGAGAGGGTTCCTCACCAGCCATTATATTGAAGACACGACGATCTCTACGAGCTGTACACTTTCACCCACATGCTGCTCCATTTCTCTTGACTGCTGAG GTGAATGATCTTGACTCTTCAGATTCTTCAATGACACAAGCAACATCGCAGGGCTACTTCCATCATCCTCCTCCTGCAGTTTTTGTGACATGTGGTCAATCTAGTGATCATGTTGGTTTGGCTGCTAATCCCTCCCTGATGTCATTGCCTTGCATGATTGTGCCTTCATTTTCCATAGATGATTCGAGAATGGATTTGCAGTACATTAGTAGGCTTGTTGGGTCATCTGGTACGCAGGCTGGGCATTCTCCTTCAATGCAATTTCAAACAGATACAACAATGGGAGAACAGTATAATAGCACAGCATCTCCCATGGAGGCAGTTCCTCCAATTCCTTCTCACTTGTATTCTGGTTCAGAGAATCTTGTAAATACCTCAGTTGCTTTTAGGATGGAAACTGGTGCAGCCGAACCCTCTTTCGATGCTATGGATACTGATGAAATTCAGCCTATAAGGGAAAGTGAGGAACCTAACTCTACTAACCGCAGTAGTTATAGTAGTGCACAAAGGGGAGTGCCTAGACATGTTTCTGACCAACAAGATGCCAGGGAATTTCGGCCACTTCTGCAATTTTTACCCTTGGGAACTATATGTTGGGAGCTTCCATTTCTGCAAGGGTGGGTAATGGGTCAACAAACGAATTTTCCCTCTATGCGTCCTCACAGTGGCACTGGTCATGAAAATTTAACTCAATACACAGCGTCTTCCTCGATATTGCAGCCTTTGGTCGGTAATGTGGAGGCTGCTGCATGTTCTTTGGGAATATCCAACAGCATTAGCCAATCCGGGGTTTTTGGAAGAATTGGATTGCAAAATATTTCACAGTCTCGCTTAGTTTCTGAAACTGGTGAAGTTCCTGTGCCTAGCAATTCTCTGCATGATGGCACTGATGCTGAACGAATTATAAGTCGACTCCAATCTGAACTTGCCACATCAATGGCTGTAGCTGCAGCTGCCGAGTTGCCTTGCACGGTGAAGCTTAAAGTGTGGTCATATGATATAAAAAATCCTTGTGCACTACTAAATGTTGGCAAATGCCGCTTAACCATACCACATGCTGTCCTTTGTAG TGAAATGGGTGCACATTTTTCACCTTGTGGGAAATTTTTAGCTGCTTGTGTTGCTTGTGTGCTTCCTCATTCGGAAGCTGATCCTCGATTACAGGCATTGGTCCATCAAGATGGTGGGGCTGGAACATCCCCAACTCGACATCCAATCTCAGCACACCAAGTCGTATATGAGCTTCGGATATATTCTCTTGAGAAGGCAAC CTTTGGTTCAGTGCTTGTTTCGCGAGCAATTAGAGCTGCACATTCTTTGACATCAATTCAG TTCTCACCGACTTCTGAGCACATATTACTTGCCTATGGTCGGCGTCATGGTTCTCTTCTTAAAAGCATCGTAATTGACGGGAAAACAACATCTCCTATATACACAGTACTAGAG GTATATAGAGTTTCGGATATGGAACTTGTGAGGGTACTTCCTAGCGCAGAGGATGAGGTAAATGTTGCATGCTTTCATCCTTTCCCTGGAGGAGGTCTTGCGTATGGAACCAAG GAAGGGAGACTGAGAGTGCTTCAGTACGATGGTGCTCGAGACACCAATCACAACACATCAAATTATTTCTCTGTAGAAAACACGGCCGGAGTAGAATAG
- the LOC121219041 gene encoding uncharacterized protein isoform X3: protein MTGHPWPHDRASFRYQPSINRRRSSKNILHLLGKREVSPRTKYVPKKLWGEAPKRNVYSSPWTEPIRDARRGILSWAEEESLQHLSGKYCPLVPPPRSTIAAAFSSDGRTLASTHGDHTVKIFDYQKGKCLKVLTGHRRTPWVVRFHPVHPEILASGSLDHEVRLWDAKTAECLGSRDFYRPIASLAFHAEGELLAVACGHKLYIWDYNKNGEGSSPAIILKTRRSLRAVHFHPHAAPFLLTAEVNDLDSSDSSMTQATSQGYFHHPPPAVFVTCGQSSDHVGLAANPSLMSLPCMIVPSFSIDDSRMDLQYISRLVGSSGTQAGHSPSMQFQTDTTMGEQYNSTASPMEAVPPIPSHLYSGSENLVNTSVAFRMETGAAEPSFDAMDTDEIQPIRESEEPNSTNRSSYSSAQRGVPRHVSDQQDAREFRPLLQFLPLGTICWELPFLQGWVMGQQTNFPSMRPHSGTGHENLTQYTASSSILQPLVGNVEAAACSLGISNSISQSGVFGRIGLQNISQSRLVSETGEVPVPSNSLHDGTDAERIISRLQSELATSMAVAAAAELPCTVKLKVWSYDIKNPCALLNVGKCRLTIPHAVLCRHWSIKMVGLEHPQLDIQSQHTKSYMSFGYILLRRQPLVQCLFREQLELHIL from the exons ATGACCGGACATCCTTGGCCGCACGATCGAGCTTCCTTCCGATATCAACCCTCCATCAATCGTCGTCGCAG cAGTAAAAATATATTACATCTGTTAGGGAAGAGAGAAGTCTCTCCTAGAACAAAATATGTACCAAAGAAGCTGTGGGGAGAAGCACCTAAACGAAATGTCTATTCTTCACCTTGGACTGAACCCATTAGAGATGCCAGACGTGGTATTCTGTCATG gGCTGAGGAAGAGTCTTTGCAGCATTTATCAGGCAAATATTGTCCTCTGGTGCCTCCTCCAAGGTCAACAATTGCAGCAGCTTTTAGTTCTGATGGAAGAACACTTGCTTCTACCCA TGGTGATCACACTGTGAAGATTTTTGATTATCAAAAGGGAAAGTGCTTAAAGGTCTTGACTGGTCATCGGAGAACACCTTGGGTG GTTAGATTTCACCCAGTGCATCCAGAAATTCTTGCAAGTGGGAGCTTGGATCATGAAGTTCGTTTGTGGGATGCAAAGACTGCAGAGTGTTTAGGATCTCGTGATTTCT ATCGTCCAATTGCTTCCCTTGCTTTTCATGCAGAAGGAGAACTTCTAGCAGTTGCATGTGGTCACAAG TTGTACATATGGGACTACAATAAGAATGGAGAGGGTTCCTCACCAGCCATTATATTGAAGACACGACGATCTCTACGAGCTGTACACTTTCACCCACATGCTGCTCCATTTCTCTTGACTGCTGAG GTGAATGATCTTGACTCTTCAGATTCTTCAATGACACAAGCAACATCGCAGGGCTACTTCCATCATCCTCCTCCTGCAGTTTTTGTGACATGTGGTCAATCTAGTGATCATGTTGGTTTGGCTGCTAATCCCTCCCTGATGTCATTGCCTTGCATGATTGTGCCTTCATTTTCCATAGATGATTCGAGAATGGATTTGCAGTACATTAGTAGGCTTGTTGGGTCATCTGGTACGCAGGCTGGGCATTCTCCTTCAATGCAATTTCAAACAGATACAACAATGGGAGAACAGTATAATAGCACAGCATCTCCCATGGAGGCAGTTCCTCCAATTCCTTCTCACTTGTATTCTGGTTCAGAGAATCTTGTAAATACCTCAGTTGCTTTTAGGATGGAAACTGGTGCAGCCGAACCCTCTTTCGATGCTATGGATACTGATGAAATTCAGCCTATAAGGGAAAGTGAGGAACCTAACTCTACTAACCGCAGTAGTTATAGTAGTGCACAAAGGGGAGTGCCTAGACATGTTTCTGACCAACAAGATGCCAGGGAATTTCGGCCACTTCTGCAATTTTTACCCTTGGGAACTATATGTTGGGAGCTTCCATTTCTGCAAGGGTGGGTAATGGGTCAACAAACGAATTTTCCCTCTATGCGTCCTCACAGTGGCACTGGTCATGAAAATTTAACTCAATACACAGCGTCTTCCTCGATATTGCAGCCTTTGGTCGGTAATGTGGAGGCTGCTGCATGTTCTTTGGGAATATCCAACAGCATTAGCCAATCCGGGGTTTTTGGAAGAATTGGATTGCAAAATATTTCACAGTCTCGCTTAGTTTCTGAAACTGGTGAAGTTCCTGTGCCTAGCAATTCTCTGCATGATGGCACTGATGCTGAACGAATTATAAGTCGACTCCAATCTGAACTTGCCACATCAATGGCTGTAGCTGCAGCTGCCGAGTTGCCTTGCACGGTGAAGCTTAAAGTGTGGTCATATGATATAAAAAATCCTTGTGCACTACTAAATGTTGGCAAATGCCGCTTAACCATACCACATGCTGTCCTTTGTAG GCATTGGTCCATCAAGATGGTGGGGCTGGAACATCCCCAACTCGACATCCAATCTCAGCACACCAAGTCGTATATGAGCTTCGGATATATTCTCTTGAGAAGGCAAC CTTTGGTTCAGTGCTTGTTTCGCGAGCAATTAGAGCTGCACATTCTTTGA